The following are encoded together in the Bos taurus isolate L1 Dominette 01449 registration number 42190680 breed Hereford chromosome 17, ARS-UCD2.0, whole genome shotgun sequence genome:
- the AIFM3 gene encoding apoptosis-inducing factor 3 isoform X6: MREVELGWGKVLLVKDNGELHALGHKCPHYGAPLVKGEVWVPTGAPSAGGGLRGRGHGTGVPLEPGLYGGPALPPPGVLSRGRVRCPWHGACFNVSTGDLEDFPGLDSLHKFQVKIEKEKVYIRASKQALQLQRRTKVMATCISPSAGYSGSTNVLIVGAGAAGLVCAETLRQEGFSDRIVLCTLDRHLPYDRPKLSKSLDAQPEQLALRPKEFFRAHGIEVLTEAQVVTVDVRNKKAVFKDGFKLEYSKLLLAPGSSPKTLSCKGKDVENVFTIRTPEDANRVVRLARGRNAVVVGAGFLGMEVAAYLTEKAHSVSVVEVEETPFRRFLGERVGHTLMKMFENNRVKFYMQTEVSELRAQEGKLKEVVLKSSKVVRADVCVVGIGAVPATGFLRQSGISLDSRGFIPVNKMMQTNIPGVFAAGDAVTFPLAWRNNRKVNIPHWQMAHAQGRVAAQNMLAQEAEISTVPFLWTAMFGKSLRYAGYGEGFDDVIIQGDLDELKFVAFYTKGDEVISVASMNYDPIVSKVAEVLASGRTIRKREVETGDMSWLTGKGS, translated from the exons ATGCGGGAGGTGGAGCTGGGCTGGGGCAAGGTGCTGCTGGTGAAGGACAACGGGGAGCTTCACGCCCTGGGCCACAAGTGTCCGCATTACGGCGCGCCCCTGGTGAAAGGTGAGGTGTGGGTGCCCACGGGGGCCCCATCTGCTGGTGGGGGGCTCCGGGGCCGTGGGCACGGGACCGGGGTGCCCTTGGAGCCCGGCCTCTATGgtggcccagccctgccccctccaGGAGTGCTGTCCCGTGGCCGGGTCCGCTGCCCCTGGCACGGCGCCTGCTTCAACGTCAGCACCGGGGACCTGGAGGACTTCCCAGGCCTGGACAGTCTGCACAAGTTCCAG GTGAAGATCGAGAAAGAGAAGGTGTACATCCGGGCCAGCAAGCAG GCCTTGCAGCTGCAGCGAAGGACCAAGGTGATGGCCACGTGCATCTCGCCAAGCGCCGGCTACAGCGGCAGCACCAACGTGCTGATCGTGGGCGCAG GGGCAGCCGGTCTGGTGTGCGCGGAGACGCTGAGGCAGGAGGGCTTCTCAGACCGGATCGTGCTGTGCACGCTGGACCGCCACCTTCCCTACGACCGGCCCAAGCTCAGCAAG TCTCTGGACGCACAGCCGGAGCAGCTGGCCCTGAGGCCCAAGGAGTTCTTCCGAGCCCACGGCATCGAGGTGCTCACCGAGGCCCAG GTGGTCACGGTGGACGTCAGGAACAAGAAGGCTGTGTTCAAGGATGGCTTCAAGCTGGAGTACAGCAAGCTACTGCTGGCACCTGGGAGCAG CCCCAAGACCCTAAGCTGCAAAGGCAAAGACGTGGAGAACGTGTTCACCATCCGGACACCGGAGGACGCCAACCGCGTGGTGAGGCTGGCCCGGGGCCGCAACGCCGTGGTCGTGGGGGCCGGCTTCCTGG ggATGGAGGTGGCCGCCTACCTGACTGAGAAGGCCCACTCGGTGTCCGTGGTGGAGGTGGAGGAGACACCCTTCAGGAGGTTCCTGGGGGAGCGCGTCGGCCACACCCTCATGAAG ATGTTTGAGAACAACCGCGTCAAGTTCTACATGCAGACTGAGGTGTCGGAGCTGCGGGCCCAGGAGGGCAAG CTGAAGGAGGTCGTGCTGAAGAGCAGCAAGGTGGTGCGGGCCGACGTCTGCGTGGTGGGCATCG GCGCGGTGCCTGCCACGGGCTTCCTGAGGCAGAGCGGCATCAGTCTGGACTCCCGCGGCTTCATCCCCGTCAACAAG ATGATGCAGACCAACATCCCCGGCGTGTTTGCAGCTGGCGACGCTGTTACCTTCCCTCTGGCCTGGAGGAACAACCGCAAAGTGAACATTCCCCACTGGCAGATGGCTCACGCCCAGG GGCGCGTGGCGGCCCAGAACATGCTGGCGCAGGAGGCGGAGATCAGCACGGTGCCGTTCCTGTGGACCGCCATGTTCGGCAAGAGCCTGCGCTACGCAG GTTACGGAGAAGGCTTCGACGACGTCATTATCCAAGGGGATCTGGACGAGCTCAAGTTCGTGGCTTTTTACACCAA GGGCGACGAGGTGATCTCTGTGGCCAGCATGAACTACGATCCTATCGTGTCTAAGGTGGCTGAGGTTCTGGCCTCCGGCCGCACCATCCGGAAGCGGGAAGTGGA GACCGGTGACATGTCCTGGCTCACAGGGAAAGGCTCCTGA